A part of Ammospiza caudacuta isolate bAmmCau1 chromosome 7, bAmmCau1.pri, whole genome shotgun sequence genomic DNA contains:
- the LOC131560204 gene encoding serine/threonine-protein kinase PAK 3-like, translated as MAAISRECLQGLDFLHSNDVIHRDVKSDNILLRTDGSVKLADFGLATQLTPEQSRRCSVTGTPWWMAPEVVTGQPYGPKVDIWSFGIVGIEMIEQEPPYLSESSENVRITDVRTKVSKISVQQKDE; from the exons atggcagccatcagtcgggag tgcctgcaaggactggattttcttcattcaaacgatgtgatccatcgagacgtgaagagtgacaacatccttctcagaaccgacggttctgtcaaactgg ctgattttggcctcgctactcagctcacccctgagcagagcagacggtgctcggtaaccgggactccttggtggatggcgcctgaagtggtgacaggtcaaccatatggccccaaagtggacatatggtcttttggaattgtgggaattgaaatgatagaacaagaacctccttacttgagcgaaagttctg aaaatgtcagaaTTACAGACGTACGCACTAAAGTATCCAAGATTTCTGTGCAACAGAAAGATGAGTAA